In Burkholderia sp. GAS332, one DNA window encodes the following:
- a CDS encoding D-galactonate transporter → MQTQPAFPTPDAEQKLYRKVALRIVPYLFVAYVVAFLDRVNIGFAQLQMKGDLGFSDAVYGLGAGVFFLGYFLFEVPSNLVLQRIGARRTFVRIMACWGLVSACMAFVKTPSMLYAMRFLLGAFEAGFFPGIILYLTFWFPASRRATVTSWLFVAVAIAGVLGGLVSGTIMQYAGGMGGLAGWQWLFIIEGVPAIGLGALAWWVLDDSPAKARWLTDDEKRRLQTALDADEQAKRHVASASFREALRNPRVYLLAAVYFTLTCGTMAVSFWLPALIKGAGVTDMLHVGLYSAIPYGIGAVGIVLVSRHSDRYRERRVHYAVCAIGGGLALSMLALTTGSLASLIGLLSVAVVLTFSALPIFWSIPQEYLSGSGAAGGVALISSLGQLGSFFSPTMIGWIKTTTGKLDNGLYLLAMLLIAGGVTLYFVLADARQPVQEPA, encoded by the coding sequence ATGCAAACTCAACCGGCATTTCCCACGCCCGACGCGGAGCAAAAGCTCTACCGCAAGGTCGCTTTACGTATCGTGCCGTACCTGTTCGTCGCCTATGTCGTGGCGTTTCTCGATCGCGTCAACATTGGCTTTGCGCAGCTCCAGATGAAAGGTGATCTGGGTTTCAGTGACGCCGTGTACGGACTCGGCGCCGGCGTATTTTTCCTCGGCTATTTTCTCTTCGAGGTGCCGAGCAATCTTGTGTTGCAACGCATCGGAGCACGTCGCACGTTTGTGCGCATTATGGCGTGCTGGGGTCTGGTGTCAGCTTGCATGGCATTCGTGAAGACGCCCTCCATGCTCTACGCGATGCGTTTTTTGCTCGGCGCATTTGAAGCGGGTTTCTTCCCGGGCATCATCCTGTATCTGACGTTCTGGTTCCCGGCTTCGCGCAGGGCAACCGTAACGTCATGGCTGTTCGTTGCCGTAGCGATCGCCGGTGTACTCGGCGGCCTCGTGTCCGGCACGATCATGCAATACGCCGGGGGCATGGGCGGACTCGCTGGGTGGCAATGGCTGTTTATCATCGAAGGCGTCCCGGCGATCGGGCTAGGGGCGCTCGCCTGGTGGGTGCTCGATGATTCGCCTGCAAAGGCGCGGTGGCTCACCGACGATGAGAAGCGTCGTCTGCAGACTGCATTGGATGCGGATGAGCAAGCGAAGCGTCATGTAGCGTCAGCATCGTTCCGCGAGGCGTTGCGCAACCCGCGTGTTTATCTGCTAGCGGCGGTCTATTTCACGCTGACATGCGGCACGATGGCCGTGAGCTTCTGGCTGCCCGCGTTGATCAAAGGAGCGGGCGTGACCGATATGCTGCACGTGGGCTTGTACAGCGCGATTCCCTATGGAATCGGGGCGGTCGGCATCGTGCTGGTGTCGCGCCATTCAGACCGGTATCGCGAACGGCGTGTGCATTACGCGGTATGCGCGATCGGCGGCGGTCTCGCTTTGTCGATGCTGGCTTTGACCACCGGCAGTCTCGCGTCGCTGATCGGCCTGCTGAGCGTGGCGGTTGTCCTGACATTTTCGGCGCTGCCGATTTTCTGGTCGATTCCGCAGGAGTATTTGTCCGGAAGCGGCGCGGCAGGTGGCGTTGCGCTGATCAGCAGCCTCGGGCAACTCGGCAGCTTCTTTAGCCCGACCATGATCGGCTGGATCAAGACCACGACCGGCAAACTCGACAACGGTCTCTACCTGTTGGCCATGCTCCTGATTGCCGGTGGCGTGACCTTGTACTTTGTACTGGCCGACGCTCGTCAGCCTGTGCAGGAACCTGCTTAG